The Panicum hallii strain FIL2 chromosome 5, PHallii_v3.1, whole genome shotgun sequence genome contains the following window.
cataaccAGAACATCCTATACGTAGTTAAacctaacaaatacgaaaggTAACAGAACaataacctaaacagaggcctaaaaaccaacagaaagccgatttccggaacaatctctctttagattaatgtaaagcatcaaacgtattgccggatcatttaacttgTTTGAAGAATCTAATCATGTAGATCTTAAACCAAATCTTTAATAaataaagactaaccataacagattggatctactaatcgaaatagagcaaggtgctgctcTTACGCCCGGGATCGGGCACGAAGACAACTAAATGTTTACAGGTGATGAATAATGTACGGATACAGTAtaaaaagccgatgcatccctataaatgttaagataactagtgttactcgccatcaacaacgcttcaacACGAGGAACACAAAGATAACAGACGGGtacaatgctgccccgatcacgcgaggcgtgatcggggccgcatagcacttacccggagaaaaccctaaaacaggggtggcgatgcaccgagagttgtttccgaatgcttgttattgtttttattcgtagtctagggtacatatttatagtctggagacttgcctctcctaaccaatcctgatcgactacgacacgaatcctgactatctatatttaaactaacttaaactagatacatggccaatctggccttaaaccgcccgcgcaggagccgattcgcaagcccattacaattatcctttgagcccatcttgctcatgacccaccttctggcccagccaaattatggtgataataAGGGGAGCTCTTTTAATATGTGCAAATGGCATTTGAGGCCATTCTTGGTTCTATCTTGAAAAATGCACATATTAAGGGGAAGTTCAACTATATGATTGGATTTAAAATGATTCAATTTATATTATTTGTGAGCCTtaattgtgttgtcatcaatcactaAAAAGGaagagattgaaagtgcatttggccccctaagtgggttttggtgttgatgacatgcataattaagaagctaatgagtttatcgaGTTATGGATATGTTAAAATTTGATGAAatgaaaaagagaaagaaaagacgCCTAATTTTCTTAAAAGACGGTGTTTGAGCTTCAAAAGAAGATCTTTattattttctattttgaatttaAGTATAGAAAACAccatactattaagagggatgcgaaTGGATAGATTGAAAATGTCAAAGTGCTtaattgagatgctaaccaCCCAATAGAGACACAAATCACACACTTCACTTTGTGTTCCTGCAGTTTCTGCAGTTGTCGGAAGTTCTGACAGGGGGTCAGGTTCTGATACCTACCGGAAGTAGCAAGATACTTCTGACAAGAGGTTCTCGGCCGGCTGTTTTTAATAGGGTTGGAAATTCCGATCCTTTATCGAAAGTTCCGACAATCACATAACCAGcacactaacggctagtttttgggcTCAGGTATTTATATCCTCAGCCCCCTCCTCACTTCTTGCTGACTCTTCTTATGAAGAACACCTCCAAGAACATTCAAGCACTCCTCCCACTCTCTCCAAGAGCTGATCCTTAGTAGATTTGAGCTAGGGCTTGTGTGAGAGaaagattgaggtgtgagacttGAGGTTTTAAGTGAGGAAAGCAGCtaagttcatctcaagagcacttgaagcatcttcatccaTCGATTCGCACTttttactcttgaagcttgcttctagacggtTCGGCGTCGCCCAGTTGAGCGTCCTCTTGTGTGTGCGCGTGCCTCAGGAAGTTTGTATTATccatcctttgtggatttcataaGTACCTCAATCCTTCTTTGTTGTTGATTGAGTGAGGAAAAGGGTTATTGTAAGACCcagctctttgtgagctcctcaacagAGATGTGGAAGTAAACTTGGTAAACAAATCTCTTGTATTTTTTGCttgttgcatttatttagttcttgttgACCTAAAGCTTGTTTAGTGCCGATCTATGTTTTCATATAGTTTTGCTTGTAAAGGTCACTTGCAGGAGTCTCCAGGCATCATTGCTAAACTTTTGATTCAGCCAAGTTCCTCAGTGTAaactttaattttgaatttcgtgTAAGAACTTCCCTTATTGTCGGAAGTTGCGGCCCTGTGTCGGAAGTTGCGGTCCATCGGAACTTCCTGCacagtgtcggaagttccgacaggtTTAAACGCCGCGAagatttttcataaatttttcgGATACGCTTAGTCACCCTCCTAGGCATCATCAAGATTCTTTCACAACCATGTACGTATCTGCTCTTGTGCTCATGCTTCTCGCATTCGCGGGCTTCTTGGCAATTGTTGCATGAGCCCTCGAAGTTGGCATTGGTGgggaaagggaaagggaaagggaaagggaaaggaCGTACACCGCAAAGCAGTTCTTGTGACAGTCGTGACGAGTGGCAATGGTGATCGAATTGGTGACAGTGCATGTGTGTGTGCATTGCTGATGTCTTCCGTCGTCGTCCTTGAGTTGGCCGGGTAGGAGTCGCCAAGTCCTTGCCACCGTGGCCATGGGCGTTGGGCGACGGATTGTTTCTCAATTACTGCTTGATTGTCGTTGACGGGTGAATTATGTtcctctctacttttctgtgTTGATCCTTGCATTGATATATCTATCTATCTTCCTCTCTACTTCACTAGCGAGTGATTTTTTCTTTGGTAAGTGAAACAGTCATTTGTATTATTAATATGTGCTTCAGTCAAATGGCATCAGTGTGCATAGAAGCAGTGATCCCACTTGAGTCAAGTTTTAGGACTTAGCACGAGGTAAAATATATATTTGATATTTCTATTCCGGCTTCTGGTTATAACTTTTTTGTTAATCTTATACATGGATTTTACGCCATGTCACACTCATTTGAGTCATCTTTTAGGATTTTAGAGGGCTTGCCTGTTCCCTTCTGTCATCCCTCGGTTTGCAGGAGAGAAAAATGAGGTTGAAGGAGTGTTATTGGACCATGCCTCTTATTGCAGTGCATCATCATGAGGATCACATGTATTTTGAAATTGTATATTGAGAAAGGGGTATCTAATTGTCAATTTAAAATTATCTACTAAGTTTTTAGAATAATTTTGCTATTGCTATGAAATAATTGTAGAGTTAATTTTTGGTTAGGATAGAAAAGCAAATAAGTTTTTTTATTGCAAATTTTTTATTATCAACATTTAGCATTAGCTGGCTGTACACTTGTGATGAGAAAAATTAGACTCGTAGCTCCTCTAACTGTGTGATAAATTTCCAGCTCCTGTAGCAGCACACGGACACTCTTGTTGCTTTGAACAATTTTCAATTTTTCATAGCAACACACGGGCATAGATCTAGTAACATATAAAATTTCGGTTCTGATCGACACACACTTTATCGCAAAATTGTGGAAGAGAACCGTGAGTTTTTTGATAGAAGGAAATATGTGATTTAGGTTTTTCGAAATAATGAATCATGGCAAACTAAACGTAAATTAGCTACTAAGATTTCTTATGATGGATTTACCGATCCAAGCTTGAGTTCTCGACTCGGCAGGGGTGcttatatttttctaaatttatttcTTAATTTTACCAGTACTATTCTTTCAATGGTAGGCGATGTACTCGTCGATAGCGAGGTGCACGTGATGACTTGATCTGCTCGGTATCTCGGATGTGGTTATAGGGTAGGATTATGTGTGTGTATTTTGAGATAAGTATGCATGCAGGTATACGAGGGTCTGTGTCTTTATTATATTTTGCGAAACTGCGAAACAAAAAATTGATCCATGTGTTTTCCAAGTAGGGCTTGTTTGGATCCAGCAAGATTTTTAGAATCCGGAAGCTAGAAGCTGATGAGCTTCCAAACGGAGCAGAGTCGGCACGGATTCCTGGAAGCTGGAGCAGGGCAGTACTGGGCCGTGAATTTACCGTTCTGCCCATATTCAATTCAAAGATACACCGATATGCCACTCGACGGTCGATGCCCTCCATCTCTCTCCTGTCCTCGCCCCCGCTCCCTGGCGTGTCCATCCACCGTCGCGCGGCTCCCCAGGCGTCCCCGcccgtccccggccgccgccgcccaagcgCCGCCGGTCCCCGTCCCCGACCGCGGCCGCCGAGGCGCAGGCGCGGCGCCTCCCTTttcccggccgcggccgccggcgctgctcggccccggccgcggccgcccgaCCGCCGGTTCCAGGCCCCATCCCCGCCCGTGGCTGGTCCTGCTCCGTCGCTccctgcccagcgccgccgctcctcgcgCGCGACCGgctgcgccgccgctcccctccTTTAGAAAGAAAAAGATAAAGAAATCTCTCTTGACTCCGCGGCCGTTGGGCTTATTTTGGGGAGAACAAGTAATTTACTTGCTGCCACACTACCGCTACTCTGGACAGAACCAGAAAAGCCCACCTCGCTTCCTCTCCGTTTTCGTTTCCCATCCCTTGTTCCTGCTGTTTCTCCGCCTCTTCGCCTCTTCGTCTTCGGGCTCCTCCGTTCCCCACCCACCCTCCCAACGAGCTCCTTCCCTTGTGCCCTCGGCGCCGCGCCATGAGCCTCGCTGaggcgccgtcgccgtccccaTCGTCGTCGAGCGGAAGCGACGACTTCGCCGCCCTCCTCGACGCCGAGCTCGAGCTCGCCTCCGGCGCCGACTCCGCCTTCCCCGGCGacccctcctccgcctcgcTCACCACCGACgacgagggcgaggaggaggattCAGAGGAGGAGGTGGAAGTTGAAGTACCAGAACAGAACGGGTAAGCACCGCCTGCCCGCTACCCCCTCTTCTCACTTCACCATTTGACGGCCCCATGGGTTTGGCAGCTCCAGCTACGCGATCGCAGCATTTGATTCCACGTGCATTTAGAGTTAGATGATCGGCTTCTTTGCTGGAGTAGGGAAGAGTAGAGTTTCCTCCGTTTGAGCTTATTAGGGTTCCGTGCTTGATTGGGTAAAGGCGTAGGCATATGCTCGAGGGTTTTTGCTTCCTTACAACTTGCATCGTAGTGTGTTAGACTGGGTGGATCAGCTATTGTGATTCTGAGAGTTTTTATCCCCCTCTAGGGTTTACTAGAATTTTGTATTGCTCCTGTACTGAGCACACTGAATCATATTGATTATTCAGTCGAACTTTATATTATGTGAAATGTGGAATCTGAAATTTGTGTAACCAGTTGATTTGATAGCATTGATCTGTCTTACAATCCCATGTGCGGGAACTGTAAAGACATTTGTCCTCTTGCGGTATGCAAGTTGCATCTTCAGCTTATGCTATCACAAGCTAAAACTAGGACAAGGTATACTAGCATGTGCTGCAGTCCTTCCACCAGAAATCTTCCAAATAAACATAACCTGGGGACTTTTTGGGAGGGTTTTTGTTAGGTAAGCCTTTTATGATATCATTTTTTGGAGAAACTTCGAGCTAACAAAAAATTTCTGCTGCTTAGTGACAACAATTTCATCCTATCTATGAGGTAAATCATAGAACTCCCGTGTGCTTTGTTGCTGCAAGGCCTATTTGCAAACATACCTTCCGGTGTTCCTAGCCACTGTCTGGTCCATCTGCATGATTTTCTTGGGTTTTGATCTAAACTCGTGTTACTTCAGAGACCCCTTCCCTTGTTTTTAGTTTGGGGCCTGGTAGTTGTAAATTTGGCGTGTGCTGGAGTAGGAAGACACATACTTATGAATTAGGATTTAGTTTAATAGTCTAAGTCCTTGTCCATCCCTTCTAATCCAAATAGGCCCAGGTAGAATCATTGAATTCTAGTCAGTTTGCTAGAAGTTAGGCACTGGTTGCTCATGGTGCCTAGTGACTAGGCAGGCTAGGCGCCTGCCCTTTGCTGGTTTGCGCTTGATTTTCTGATGTTCAATATCCATCCAAATGGTTGTTACCTGTTAGATCACTAGTTCACATGAAATTCAAATTTCTGATGTTAAAGACAAATGTGATGTGAAACAGAACCGTAAATGAGCAGTTACAGTATCATGGAGGTATTTATGGTATAAAAAACCATGCATCTGTAAAAATTCTGTGTCAGATGTTTAACTGCAATACAACTTGTATGAAGTGTGATGGCCTTCCATGCTGGGTAGTAAGAGTGTTCAGTTATCATTGAGGATAGTGATGGGTGATGGGGAGAGCATCCTAGTATTCGGGGAaaggaagagaagaagttcatGGGATGAAGTTGTGTTAAGTATGAACTAATCGTGACTTGTTCTGTAGATTTTGTAATGTGTATCTGATTGCTGTCAACTGCATGCAAAATGCAGTGCTAAAAGGCGTAGAGTGGAGGAACAACGCCAAGATCAAGGAATATCAATTAGGCCTGACAAAATTGCCACTGGTATGCTTGTTAGCCTCACTTTGCAAATCTGTTTGTAAGTTAGCAGCTAAAGAGGACATATTTACGTATTTTTAGGTGTGTTTAAAGATATACTTTTCACTTTAGGCTGCATTGTGTTGCATATTGGCTGGCTATCCTTTTGCATTGAATGCACTAATGGAACAAATGGCTGCCATTTCACATTTTTGTTCAAAGTTTTAGGGTACAACTCACTATCAGTCATTTATATTTCTGATTTTCTTACACCAAATTATCCGGCTGCAGGGActattatatttttcatgatatCCCCAAAATTTTCAgtatctttctttctttcttctgtTACAATTGCCTTAGGCTTACTTCATCATTTATTGAATAATGAATGTCCAATGGTCCATGTTTGATAGATGGCATGTTGAATTATTGAATATATATTTTATCAGGTCCATCTAAAAACGTTGAAGTTAAGTTATGTCCACATCCTGGATATTTTGGTGGACTTTGCTTTAGATGTGGCAAGCCACAAGATGAGGAAGATGTTTCAGGAGTTGCTTTTGGTTACATCCACAAGGTACTGTCAAACCAGATGCAACAAATAATTTTAGGAGTATTTTAACATAGATTTCAGGAGTGTGGTGTTTCATTATTGCGCCTGGCTTATAATGCACATTCTTGGACTATTGTTAGCACTGTATTCCCATTTATTTTTTTGTTTCCAGTTTTACTTGCATAGTGCCCTGTCTCCAAACAGTCTTACAAGTTTAGGAGAATTCTAAAAATGCAGGGCTTGAGGCTAGGTACTTCAGAAATCGACAGATTACGTGGCGCTGATTTGAAGAATCTGCTGCGTGAAAGAAAATTAGTGCTTATTTTAGACCTGGATCATACACTGATCAACTCAACCAAACTCCAAGATATTTCTTCTGCTGAAAATGAGTTGGGTATTCGGACAGCTGCTCTAAAAGGTAATAGACTGGTTTCGAGAACATGTAGTTTCTTTTGTAAATGTATATTTTATTACCATAAGGTACCACCTCTGATGCCAATTATAGATATGCTAGTATGCTGTTATGATATATTTAGTCTACTTCATTTTTACACTAATTTACTTGAAAGTATTAGAATCCATAGGGGAATGGCATGAGTAAATATATTCTCTTACACTTCTATGCCATCATAAATTTGCAATATGTATTATCTAATATTTACATAATTGTATTTGAAAATACTTGTTAATGTTGGTTCAATAAAAAGGAAAATATGGCATGCATGTCTGAATTTGGACTGGAATGTATGTTATGTATTGATGCAGAGCCAGTGCATTTACATAAGCATAGCACATCATTGTAGAAAATAGAAGTTAAATGCCACTACTCATGACAGTCTGTATGCTTTTGTTGTCTCCTGCACAATGTGGTTTTTGTTAGATTGATGTTATTAAGGACATTATGCCCCTCTAGTACCTAAATTATTTGTTATTAGACACATTTTTTTTGGCTTGGTGCAGTTAGCATTATTTGGTAATTCATTTCTAACTTTGATCCCATTTAGCAGACTACTAATAGGATCAACAGATTTTACATGATTACTAAGTTGTAATGCATGCTAGATTTTTTAATGGTATCTTCCCGGTCTTTGTTTCATTCCCTTTGATCCTTTTCTGAAACCGTTGTTGCTTATCCATGAATACAAAACATAGAAAGTGAACCCCTCATGTCCATGTACTAAATGCAGATGATCCGGACAGAAGCATCTTCACGCTAGATTCAATGCAGATGCTGACAAAGTTGAGACCATTTGTCCGTAAATTTTTGAAAGAAGCAAGCAATATGTTTGAAATGTATATATACACCATGGGTGACAAAGCTTATGCAATTGAAATAGCAAAGCTTCTTGACCCTACTAATGTCTATTTTCCTTCAAAAGTGATTTCGAACTCGGATTGCACTCAGCGACATCAGAAAGGTCTTGATGTGATTCTTGGGGCTGAAAGTGTTGCCGTGATTCTTGATGACACTGAATATGTAAGTGCTATCGTTAAATGGCTATTTTCAGCAACTATGTGCATTTTCTATACAACAGGACAACCTAATTTGGAACAACTTTAATTCATGCATaaaaaattcaaataaattcattttATTTTTCATGAGTTCATTGGTCAGGCTACATCTTAATGTCCTGTTGTAAAATACTCTGGTTGCTGTTTAGTTTTCCTGGGTAGCTACTGCAGTGTTTCCTGTTTTCTTCCAACATATAAACCTAACAGTAGAAACATCCGTGCACATTTATCAAACCATAATGATTTCACTTTTCAATGTCTAGAAGCTGGTAGGAGCCTTTTATTCCTTGGGTTGGAGTATAATATCTTGCTTGTGCTGTAATTTGTCATTTATATTTAGCCAGCTTCAAAATGATCTTTTTCCAGGTCTGGCAGAATCATAAAGAAAATCTAATTCTGATGGAGAGATATCATTACTTTGCTTCAAGCTGCCGCCAATTTGGTTTTGGTGTTAGATCTTTGTCGGAGTCTATGCAAGATGAAAGGGAGATTGATGGTGCTTTGGCTACAGTTTTAGATGTCTTGAAGCGCATACATGCGATTTTCTTTGACACGGTTTGTGGCTTAAGTACATAGTTTTGTGACATTTTATTCCTCTTTCTTTAGTCTCTTCCTGCCAGTAGAACTGAATCTGTTAGCACGAAAGTATGTTTTATGTCTAACCATTTGTTCTTGTACTTCTCTCCTGTAGGCTGCTGAAACTGATCTTTCTTTACAGGATGTAAGACAGGTAGGCCACTAAACGTACAGTCACCCTTCGTGTATTATGATATTTTATATTACAAATAACCCATTGTTCTTTAACTTGCACTAGTTGCCATCACCATTTTGTGGATTGTGGACATGATCACTTTCACCTGCcaaaataattttgatggatagGGTTTATTGGTAATGAAAataatttaaaattatttgTACTAACAAATACAGTTGTGGTAATCAGATTTAAAATGACTGAACTAAAACTTCTTTAACAAATCGTGCAACATACCATGTCttacagatttgatttgcaaTTGGTTGCTTGTGTTTGTGTTCTGAATGCAGGTGATCAAGACGGTACGGAAAGAAGTACTGAAAGGCTGCAAACTAGTCTTCAGTCGGGTGTTCCCGAACAACGCTCACCCACAGGAGCAGATGATGTGGAAGATGGCCGAGCATCTGGGTGCCGTTTGCTCCACAGACGTGGATTCCACAGTGACCCATGTCGTGGCTGTGGATCTGGGAACAGAGAAGGCCCGCTGGGCTGTAGGCAACAAGAAGTTTTTGGTCCACCCGCGCTGGATTGAAGCCGCCAATTTCCGATGGCACCGACAACCGGAGGAAGATTTTCCTGTCCTTCCACCGAAGGAAAAGAGCAGAGATAAAGTGAATGCTGTGACTGGCCAGAAGGAAACGAGCAAAGATAAAGAAGAAAATGCTGTAGCTGGCGAGAAGGAAACGAGCAACGATAGGAAAGAAAATGACGTAGCTGGCCAGAATGAAACGAGCAATGATCAAGATGGAAATGATGTAGACGGCCAGAAGAAGGATGACACCAAAGAAAACGCTGTGGCAACTACTGCTACAGGTCCTGCTGACTTGTAAGCTCTGTAGGGTTCGAAAGGTGTCTGACATACAGTGTAGGCGTGTGCAGGTTTGTGGGGACGGACCGCGGAGATTGCTTTTGTTACCCGCTCGTGCAGGTCCAGGATGTTAAAACTGGTCCACACGAAATTTTGCTGCTGACCTGAGATACTGATTGGGCCTCCGGCCATATGACTTTTGGTATGATGACACTACAGAAGTTTAAGGAAATTGATGTGGTTACTAGAACATTACTGATCTCTGGCATGGTGTCCAACTTGGTTTTGAAAACCTGCTTTACATTTACTTAGTTTATCAGTGACAAGCCCACCTAGCATGGTCGAAGTAGGCTTGTAAAACAGTGTTCCACAATCATGCCGTTCTGCTTTTCTTGTGATATATCTGAAATGACTGGATTTGTGCACAAGGTGCCAAACTTCGGCTGGAAAGTTGCTTCACCTGTTCTTAGTTCATCTGCCACCAGCCACCTAGCAGACTTGTAAAATGGTGCTCAGCATTCTTGTAGTTCTGCTTTTCTTCTGACATCTATGAGATACATGGAATTTGTGGTGTATTCTCTTTGTTTTATCTGTTACATTGTGGACTAAGTCAGCCTAGCAGTATGCTTTCCTTTTACACTTGTCTTA
Protein-coding sequences here:
- the LOC112893243 gene encoding RNA polymerase II C-terminal domain phosphatase-like 4 — its product is MSLAEAPSPSPSSSSGSDDFAALLDAELELASGADSAFPGDPSSASLTTDDEGEEEDSEEEVEVEVPEQNGAKRRRVEEQRQDQGISIRPDKIATGPSKNVEVKLCPHPGYFGGLCFRCGKPQDEEDVSGVAFGYIHKGLRLGTSEIDRLRGADLKNLLRERKLVLILDLDHTLINSTKLQDISSAENELGIRTAALKDDPDRSIFTLDSMQMLTKLRPFVRKFLKEASNMFEMYIYTMGDKAYAIEIAKLLDPTNVYFPSKVISNSDCTQRHQKGLDVILGAESVAVILDDTEYVWQNHKENLILMERYHYFASSCRQFGFGVRSLSESMQDEREIDGALATVLDVLKRIHAIFFDTAAETDLSLQDVRQVIKTVRKEVLKGCKLVFSRVFPNNAHPQEQMMWKMAEHLGAVCSTDVDSTVTHVVAVDLGTEKARWAVGNKKFLVHPRWIEAANFRWHRQPEEDFPVLPPKEKSRDKVNAVTGQKETSKDKEENAVAGEKETSNDRKENDVAGQNETSNDQDGNDVDGQKKDDTKENAVATTATGPADL